Sequence from the Clostridium botulinum genome:
GCGGATTAACAGAAAAGATATCTAAGTTATTAAAACCTGTCTTAAAACTTATTTTCAAAGATGCAGCCAAAGATGAAAAAGCTTTAGGTGCTATAGTTATGAATCTTACAGCAAATATGATGGGTCTTTCTAATGCAGCAACACCTTTTGGAATTAAAGCTATGGAAGAAATGGACAGATTAAATGGTAAGAAGGAAAGTGCATCCAATGATATGGTGCTTTTTTTAGTTTTAAATGCAGCATGTATTCAAATAGTCCCTTCAACTATCATATCTATAAGAGCAGCATGTAATTCTGTTAATCCAGGTGTTATTATAATTCCTGCTTTAATATCCACAGCAACAGCAGCTACAGTAGGAATAATATGTGCAAAGATATTACAGAAATATTTTTAAGGGAGTTGATAATAGATGCTTAACTATTTGAGTAAAAGTATAATTCCTATAATTTTTTTATTAATTATTAGTTATGGAATGATCGAAGGGCGTAAAGTTTATGAATGGTTTATAGAGGGTGCTAAAGAAGGGTTAAATGTTTGCTTAAGAATATTTCCAGCTTTACTAGCTATGATTATAGCAGTACAAATTTTTAAAGAGTCTAATTTATTAGGTGTTTTAAATAACTTGATTGCACCAATAGGAAATTTAATAGGATTACCTAAAGAGATAATACCATTAATACTTATAAAGCCACTTTCAGGCAGTGGTGCTATTGGAGTATTTACAGATATAATAAAAAGTTTTGGTGCTGATACTAAAATAGGATTAATTTCTTCAGTTGTAATGGGCACAACTGAAACTATTTTTTATACTATAACAGTTTACTTTGGTGCTGTAAAAGTAAAGAA
This genomic interval carries:
- a CDS encoding spore maturation protein; the encoded protein is MLNYLSKSIIPIIFLLIISYGMIEGRKVYEWFIEGAKEGLNVCLRIFPALLAMIIAVQIFKESNLLGVLNNLIAPIGNLIGLPKEIIPLILIKPLSGSGAIGVFTDIIKSFGADTKIGLISSVVMGTTETIFYTITVYFGAVKVKKIRHTLWAAIFADLTAIIMAVFMVNLFLIK
- a CDS encoding nucleoside recognition domain-containing protein, yielding MINYIWFAMIFFGILVGLISGNGDIISKSIVNASGSTVTFIIELTGIMCFWCGVMKVAEKSGLTEKISKLLKPVLKLIFKDAAKDEKALGAIVMNLTANMMGLSNAATPFGIKAMEEMDRLNGKKESASNDMVLFLVLNAACIQIVPSTIISIRAACNSVNPGVIIIPALISTATAATVGIICAKILQKYF